From a region of the Janthinobacterium sp. 61 genome:
- a CDS encoding LysE family translocator, producing the protein MSDSTFLMYLLALAGAFLLPGPDMALVLATGAARGVATALVTAVGIAGARAVHVALSGAGLAALMVTHPQALQWVKWAGAAYLLYLALRLLQSALSKKTAQEEGAPATAHGARASLVRGFLTNLLNPKALLFCSMFLPQFVVGSEHVGMQYLRLGAVLVLMGLLFDAMYAVLAARLAHRLRGKPSPYGKFVLPTVFVLLAGRLVLG; encoded by the coding sequence ATGTCCGATTCTACCTTCCTGATGTACCTGCTGGCACTGGCCGGCGCCTTTTTATTACCAGGTCCCGACATGGCGCTGGTGCTGGCGACGGGCGCGGCGCGCGGCGTGGCCACGGCGCTGGTGACGGCAGTGGGCATCGCCGGTGCACGGGCCGTGCACGTGGCGCTGTCCGGCGCGGGCCTGGCGGCGCTGATGGTGACACATCCGCAAGCCTTGCAGTGGGTCAAATGGGCAGGTGCCGCCTATCTGCTGTACCTGGCGCTGCGCCTGTTACAGTCGGCCCTGTCGAAAAAAACGGCGCAGGAAGAAGGCGCCCCCGCCACGGCGCACGGCGCCCGCGCCAGCCTGGTGCGCGGCTTCCTGACCAATCTGCTCAATCCGAAGGCACTGCTGTTTTGCAGCATGTTCCTGCCGCAATTCGTCGTCGGCAGCGAGCATGTCGGCATGCAATACCTGCGCCTGGGCGCTGTCCTGGTGCTGATGGGCCTATTGTTTGATGCCATGTACGCCGTGCTGGCCGCGCGCCTGGCGCACCGCCTGCGCGGCAAACCTTCGCCTTACGGCAAGTTCGTGCTGCCCACCGTCTTCGTGCTGCTGGCCGGACGGCTGGTGCTGGGCTGA
- a CDS encoding Lrp/AsnC family transcriptional regulator, with protein MKISEVSLDATDLQILRLLQDEGRLSNARLAERLKLSETPVWRRLRRLEEEGFITGYQALLNRKKLGIGLVAFVRVVFANHGGEQPSQFEQAIATIPEILSCHNVAGEADYFLQVVARDLEAYGEFVSTVLRRLPGVAEIQSSLSMREIKSSNRLPLPLA; from the coding sequence ATGAAAATTTCAGAAGTTAGCCTCGACGCCACCGATTTGCAGATACTCAGGCTGTTGCAGGATGAAGGACGGCTGTCGAATGCGCGCCTGGCCGAGCGCTTGAAGCTCAGTGAAACCCCCGTCTGGCGCCGCTTGCGCCGCCTGGAAGAGGAAGGCTTTATCACCGGCTACCAGGCTTTGCTCAACCGCAAGAAGTTGGGGATCGGCCTGGTCGCGTTCGTGCGCGTCGTGTTTGCCAACCATGGCGGCGAGCAACCCTCGCAGTTTGAGCAAGCCATCGCGACGATACCCGAGATATTGTCGTGCCACAATGTGGCGGGCGAAGCCGATTATTTCCTGCAAGTGGTGGCGCGCGACCTGGAAGCGTATGGCGAATTCGTCTCGACCGTGCTGCGCCGCCTGCCCGGCGTGGCGGAAATCCAGTCCAGCCTGTCGATGCGCGAAATCAAGTCGTCGAACCGCCTTCCCTTGCCGCTGGCCTGA
- the pip gene encoding prolyl aminopeptidase yields the protein MPDSLSPLFPVLTPNRHGMLAVDDLHTIYWEECGNPDGIPVLFLHGGPGAGLSPQHRRFFDPQRYRVILFDQRGAGKSTPLGEWHNNTTQLLIEDIEVLRAQFGITQWLVFGGSWGSTLALAYGQAHPEACLGFVLRGIFLCTQAEIDWFIEGVRWFYPELYAEFAAPIPLEERGDLLAAYVKRILSSDPAVYWPAARAWSRFEGRRVYLMPQPEDAPNDALDLGVGRLESHYMANLGFFEEDQLIRNMGRIAHLPAVIVQGRYDAICPPLSAYRLQQAWPGAQLEMIPDAGHGALEHGIASALVRATERFVPGRGFA from the coding sequence ATGCCTGATTCCCTGTCGCCCCTGTTTCCCGTCCTGACGCCGAACCGGCACGGCATGCTGGCGGTCGATGACCTGCACACCATTTATTGGGAAGAGTGCGGCAATCCCGACGGCATTCCCGTGCTGTTCCTGCATGGCGGTCCCGGCGCGGGCCTGTCGCCGCAGCACCGCCGTTTCTTCGATCCGCAGCGCTACCGCGTAATCCTGTTCGACCAGCGCGGCGCGGGCAAGTCCACGCCGCTGGGCGAATGGCACAACAACACGACGCAACTGCTGATCGAGGATATCGAAGTGCTGCGCGCCCAGTTCGGCATCACCCAATGGCTGGTGTTTGGCGGTTCCTGGGGTTCGACCCTGGCGCTGGCGTATGGCCAGGCGCATCCCGAAGCTTGTCTCGGTTTCGTGCTGCGCGGCATTTTTCTGTGCACGCAGGCGGAGATCGACTGGTTCATCGAAGGCGTGCGCTGGTTTTATCCGGAACTGTACGCGGAATTTGCCGCGCCTATCCCGCTGGAAGAACGGGGCGACTTGCTGGCGGCCTACGTGAAACGCATCCTCAGCAGCGATCCCGCCGTGTACTGGCCGGCCGCACGCGCCTGGAGCCGCTTCGAGGGCCGCCGCGTGTACCTGATGCCGCAGCCGGAAGATGCGCCGAACGATGCGCTGGACCTGGGCGTGGGCCGGCTTGAATCGCATTACATGGCCAATCTTGGTTTCTTCGAGGAGGACCAGCTGATTCGCAACATGGGGCGCATCGCGCATTTGCCGGCCGTCATCGTTCAGGGACGCTACGACGCCATCTGCCCGCCCCTGTCAGCCTACCGCCTGCAGCAGGCATGGCCTGGCGCCCAGCTGGAGATGATACCGGACGCGGGCCATGGCGCGCTGGAGCACGGCATCGCTTCGGCGCTGGTGCGCGCCACCGAACGCTTCGTCCCGGGGCGCGGCTTCGCATGA
- a CDS encoding DUF2721 domain-containing protein, whose product MNIQIGDIGHIIQLAIAPVFLLTGIGTMLVVLTNRLGRIIDRTRVLEDRLDIGYNDFYMDELDTLYQRTHLINYSISLSTACGFFVCVIIAMLFLGDILNLTLDKYIAAFFVLAVICLIGCFIYLLREIYLAARAQRIRRHIRPPR is encoded by the coding sequence ATGAACATACAGATCGGCGACATCGGCCATATCATCCAGCTGGCGATTGCGCCGGTTTTCCTGCTGACCGGTATCGGCACCATGCTGGTGGTGCTGACCAACCGCCTGGGCCGCATCATCGACCGCACGCGCGTGCTGGAAGACCGGCTCGACATTGGTTACAACGATTTCTATATGGATGAGCTAGATACCTTGTATCAGCGTACCCATCTGATCAATTACTCGATTTCGCTCAGCACGGCGTGCGGTTTTTTCGTCTGCGTCATCATCGCCATGCTGTTTTTGGGCGACATTTTGAACCTGACCCTGGACAAATACATCGCGGCCTTCTTTGTGCTGGCCGTGATTTGCCTGATCGGCTGTTTTATCTATTTACTGCGCGAAATTTACCTGGCCGCCAGGGCCCAGCGCATCCGGCGCCATATCCGTCCGCCCCGTTAA